ATTAAAAGCCTATACTGTTTCTGAGATGAATATCACAGACAATCTTGTTAAATTTTACGCCAATGATACACCATTCATTGCCAGAGCCGGTGCAGGCGAAGATGTTATATTTGAAATCAACAACAAAACATACACTGTTAAAGCAGATGAGAAAGGTGTGGCCAAACTTGAAATAGACTTCAGTCCCGGAAGATATGTTATCACAACAAATTACCGCAACACCTCCCTTGTAAATTATATCATAATTAAAAACAGCACAATCATTTCGTCAAATGCTCAAAAAATGTATAATGACAATTATGATTATAAACTGCAGGTATTGGATAATGCTGGAAAGCCTTTGAACAATACCAAAGTTGAAATAAGCATCAATGGCAAACCTGCTAATTACACAAGTGCCAGTTCAGGAAATATAACCATCAATTTCAAAAAATTGACAACCTCACAGATAATTACAGTGAAAAATCCAGTATCTGGTGAAATAAAAACAACCAATATTAAAGTGCTTTCAAGGTTTAGCGGTGCCAGCAATGTTGTAATGTATTACTTTGACGGATCCAAGTTCAAATCAAGAATTGTTGGAGATGATGGTAAGTTCGTAGGTAAAAACCAGGCTGTAACCATCAAACTTAATAAAAAAACATATTCAATAAAAACTGATGCCAATGGATATGTCACATTAAAAATACCTAACACAGTTAAACCAGGTTCTTACAAATTAACTGCTACCTACAAAGGTCAAACTATTTCCAAAACAGTTAAAGTAAAACAAAACCTCAAAACCAATAAATATACAGTTAAGAAAACTTCTAAAAAACTAACTGTTAAAGCAACACTCAAAAACGGTAAAAATGCTCTTAAAGGCAAAAAAGTAACATTGAAAGTTAATGGAAAAACATTTAAAGCAACAACCAATAAAAAAGGAATTGCTCAATTTACCATTAATAAAAATGTTATTAAAAAACTGAAAGTTGGTAAAACATACACCATGAAGGTTACATACATTAAAAACACTGTAAAAACAACTTTAAAAGTTAAACGCTAGAGGATATTTTCCTCTACTTCTTCTTTTTTTAAAATAATTTTTTGGAAAGATAATATTTGAACTATCTTTCACAATCATAATTTCAAATTATCGACCGCTTTAACAAGTTCCAACATGTGTGAATCTTTTATGCCCTGAGAAAAATAGCTGTTTTCCTCATAGTAGAATGCAGGAACACCATGCTGATTTAAAGGTATTGTCAAATATGGTCCGCTTGTTGTCTGGTAAGGATTATAATATGAAACGTTCTGTGTATGATTTGAAACATTACGGCCGTAAGTTTCACCTACAGATCCATCTACCGGACTGAATACAAATGTATCATATGCATATACACCGCCGTGTGCATGAACATCAACTGCAAGTTTATAGCTGCCGTTTACGATTTGCGGATAAACATATTTCAATGCCAAATCCTGTCCTGTTGCCCTACCCGGCTCATCATCCGGAGATAACTGTCCGTATTTGCTGAAATCTTCAGTTACATTGATGATATAAACATCATAGCAGTAATTTTTGTTGTCAAACTGTGAAAATATTTTAAGAAATGTCCGGTGAGTATCATTTTCAAGAGGATGAACACCGACAACATAAGCTATCTTTTCGCCGTTCGGATTACCCATGTTTCTTATGACTTCAACAGTTCCTCCATCCTGAGCACTGTTATTGGCTATAATTTCATGAGTTACAGATTTAGAATCATTTGTCGCATTTTGGTTTCCCTCATGCATGGATACAAACTGATTGAAAACGAAACTGCTTGAGAGAAAAACAACAAGAATAAAAATTAAGATTATAATATATTTTCTTTTAAACATTACACAAATATTACTATTTTTTAATTTATAAATTTTAGGTTAATTAAAAGACAGATTATCCACACCATTAATAAGCTCTAGCATATGCAGGTCTTTTATTTCCTGTGGTGCAAAACTGTATTCCTCATAGTAAAATGCAGGAACACCATTTTTATTTAGAGGAATGGTCAGGTAAGGTCCGCTGGTTGTTGAATCAGGTGAATAATAAGTAATGTTTTGTGAGCTGTCAGCAACTTCTTCGGCATAATCTTCGCTTAAAGCCCCTTTTACAGGACTGAATACGAATGTCTTATATGGATATGCCCCAATATTTGAATGGACATCAACTGCCAGTTCATAGGTGTCGTTTGCGATTTGAGGATATACATATTTCAATGCAAGATTTTGTCCGTTTTGTCTTCCGGGACTGTTATCTGAGCTTCCGTCACCATATTGGCCGACATCCTGAGTAACATTAATTATATAGATATCATAGCAGTATTTTAAGTTATTCTGCTGAGGTAAAAGCTTAAGCAGTGTCTTATGGGTGAGGTTTTCAAGAGGATGAACTCCTACAACATAAGCTATCTTTTTTGCATTGGGATTTCCAATATTTCTGATTACTTCAACAGATCCTACACTGTCATCTGCAATGACTTCACGATTGTGTGATGAAGCAACATTAAGAGAGTTATTGCCGTGATTTAATCCGTTCAAGTTTAAAATAGCTATGCTTAAAGCAAGAATAACAATTATCAAAATTGAAATTAAGACATATTCCTTTTTAATCATTATTTAAACTATTGATTTTTTGATTTATATTTGTTGGTAAAAAATAGAGGTATAGGATTAATAATCCCATATCTAAAATGAATAATGTATATTATGTAATTTGTACAGGCAAACTGAACTGCTTGACGGGAATGCATAAATCATGTAGTCAAGCTCGTCAAGTGTTATTTTTTTATTTATAATGAATGTAAACATGTTTGCCACGTTTTCAGCATCTGCAGCATATATCTCAGCACCTACAATCTGGAGGCCCTTATCAACGATAACCTTTGCTTCAGCTGTGGTGTCGTTTTTAAGCTCAAGAGAATATGAATTACCATATCTTATTGTGTGGACATCATATTCATCACTTTTTTCAGCTATATATGCAGGAACTCCAACTGTTGCAATTCTAGGAATTGTATATGCAACTGCAGGAACAACAGGATATGTTATCTCATCAGCTTCACCAAGAAGTTCCTTTGCGAGATATTTTGAGTGATGAATAGCGACTGTTACAAGCTTTGCAATGCCTGTGTCGGCAACATCGCCTGCTGCATATATATTTGGAACAGCAGTCTGCAGGTGTCCGTTGACCTTGATACCCCTGCTTGTGTATGTCAAACCTACATTCTCAAGACCTATATCCTCCACATTTGCTGTTCTGCCCATTGCAGCTATCACATAGTCTCCTGTAAGAGTGAGTCCGCTTTCACAGTTTACCTTAAATCCGTTTTCATAACTTCTGTTGTCAATTTTAGCTTCCGGATCTCTTAAAAGTTCATCTGAGTTTTGTGCTGAAGTCACATTTAGAACCTTGTCTTCCGGGTTTTCAATTTCAACATTGCTTATGACTTCTTTAACTGTCTGGTTAAAATGGAAACGAATGTTTTTCTTTTTTAGGATTTCAATAACATTTTGAACGTAAGGCTGGTGGAAGTACTTTAAGGCCATGTTTCCCCGAATTATTACATCTGCACTTAATCCTGCTTCTGCAAGTATTGAAGCAAATTCCATTCCAACAAAACCGGCACCAATGATTATTGCATGTTCTGGAAGTTCGTCAATGTCTAAAAAGTCAGTGCTGTCATGAAGGTATTGCTTTCCTTCAATATCAGGAATGACCGGCTTTAGACCTGTGGCTATAACGATTTTATCTGTGGTGAATTGCTTTTTGCCAACCTGAACTGTATGCTCATCAATGATAATTCCTTTGCCGTGAGCAACATCCAGGTCATATTCATCGAACTTTCCGTCTAAAAACGGAGCCATATTTGCAATTCTTTTTCTTTTCCATTTCATAAGACTAGGCCAGTCCACCTCAAAATTACCTGCCTTTCCAACGCCTTCAAAATTATCTGCCAATGCCTTGATTTCATATGGGGCATCTAAAAGGGCCTTGGAGTTGCATCCTCTGTTTGCACAGGTTCCTCCATATAGACTTTCTTCAACAATCAATATTTTAAGACCGGCTTTTCTTAAAAATCTGCCACCTTGCCATGCGGCATTTCCGCTTCCGATATAAATAACATCATAATCCATTTTTTAGCCTCATTATCTATATTTATCTCAAATAGTATAAAAAATTATTAGTGATGAAAAAACATACTATTATTTGATTACTATGAAACGAAAAGAAATTGTATTATTCATGATTGTTGGTACAGGAGTTAATTCAGATACAAAGGAAAAAGGTTACAGATTACTTGCAAATAAATTATATTCAACCATTAACAAAATACATCCAAACTATGTGGTATTTTTCGCATCTGAACAGTCCCGTGAAACAATAAAATACATTGAGGAAATATTTGAAAGAGACAATGATGAATTTAAAATTAATGAAGATTATGAGATTGCTGCCATTGAAGCCATAGATGATTTCAACATGTGCTTCGAGACTTTTGAGAGAAAAATATGGAAATTTGATTTTGGAAAAAATAACAGCAAATATCACATCATTATGGACTATACCTCCGGAACAAAAACAATGTCAGCCGCCATGGCATGCTGCGGTATGTTTTACTCAAAAGACCTGATTTCAGTAAGCGGTGACAGATCCACAGGTGAAGTTTCAGCGGGAACAGAAATTTTAAATTACCAGAACCTCTACAAAATATATGACAAGTTCTCCTTAATGAGAACAAGATATAACTTTAATGCTAATCGTTTCATGGCATGCATTGATATTTTGAACTATATTGTTGATTTGAATATACATAAAAAATCCTTTTTAAACCTGTGTAAGGCATATTATTCCTGGGACAATATGGAATTTGAGGAAGCATATGAATATTTAAGAAATGTTGACTCCACACAGATAGAGTTTGTTGAAATCACCGATGACATCAAGTTCAACTTGAAGGCATTGGGCGCTATTGTAAATTCAAGATCAGAAAATCTCAAGAACTGCTATATCCTTGCAAGTATTATCAACAATGCAGTTAGAAAAGCTGAAGAGTACAAATATGATGATGCAATTGCCCGATTATACAGATCTTTTGAGTTGATTGCACAAATTGAACTGACCAAATATGACCTTGAAAGCTCAAACATTGACATTTCCATACTTAAACAAAACAATGTCTCCGAAGAGTTCATTCACGACTTGGAAAATAACCTGGAAGACGGAAAAATAAGAATTGGGTTAGTTAAGGATTTTCTGCTTTTAAATGAATTGGGAAATGATTTAGGCAAGTATTATGTGGAAAATGAGTCTAAAATTAAGGACTTAACACGTAAAAGAAACTATTCCATTTTAGCCCATGGTCTTGAATCACAGTCAAAAGAGGACTTTGACAAATTCCTCGAAGTCGTTCTTGACTTATCATATAAACTTGACAAGGACATGAAGAAATTCTTAAAGCAAACCAAATTCGCCAAATTTGATTTAAGACTTGAAATCAATATTTCCTAAAAAAAATAAATAAAGATATTATTTGTCTGCAAGAGTCCAATAACATCTTTTAGGTGAAACAATTGTTTCATCTTTTTTTAATTCTTTCATTATTTTATCTACTTCTTTTTTCTCAACACCAGACAATTCACTGACTTTTTTTGCATTTAAAGGGTCTTCTGAATTTCTGAATGCTTCAATTACTTTTTCCTTATCATCCACATTATCACCTTTGAATTTGTTAATCATATTATGTGGAACTTCATATTTATTATTTACATATCTTAGTTCAAATCACCCTTAATTAAAAAATCCTGAATCATTTAAATCCAAAGATTCTATAATATACTCCTCATTAATGATTGGACAGTTAAATCAATTGAAGATTGAAATTTGAATAGAAAAAGACATGAAATATTGCAATAACAATAATTCCTTCACAAATGCTGAAAAATCATGAATACGAAAAAATAGATGCGAATTGAACAATGAAATAATATCTGCGACACTCTTTCATTAAAAAAAATTAGAAAGATGAAGATACAATCTTCATCGACTGTATAGATAGTTTATAATACCTATAATTGCTAAAATTAATGTTATCAGATAACCAATAACTGCAATTAACGGCATGTCAAACAGCATTGGCCCTCTGTCGATTGTCATAACTATTGATGAACTCATTAAAAGTGCAGCAATTATTACAACTAATGAAAATTTGCTTACAATACGGTCCAAACGGTCAATTTCAAACCTGAACTTCAGTTCATCATTATTCAACTTATGAATAGTATTTGTGAGAATCGGAGGCAATGATTTGAGCATGTTTTTATAGTAAAGCAAACTGCCTTTTTTACTTTCCAAATAGTTTTTAATATTTGTTCGCTCTCCGATAACCTCTTTGGCTATCGGTTCAACTGAAGCCATAACATCCACATTCGGATCAAGCATAGTAGCATCAGCTTCAATCATGGATATTCCTCTAGCCATTGAAACGAATTCATTTGGAAGAATAACTTCATAATCCTGCATTAAGTCCAGTAATTTCACCAGCACCTCATTCAGCCCACCTGCATCACTTGCAAAGAATCTAAAGAATAAATCACGAAGGTCACGCTTTAAATTGGTTGTATCCATGCTATAATTCAGTATACCCATATATATGAACTGATTGACCAAACCATTTACATCCTGATCTGCAATCAACATCAACATGTCGCAAAGATCTTTTCTAAAACCGTCATCAAGAATTCCAATTGAGCCTAAATCAATATAACACACAACATTATCATCTAAAATCATTATGTTACCTGCATGAGGGTCGGCATGGAAAAATCCATCAAGCAATACCTGCTTCATAAAAGAATCAATGACACGTTTAGCTAGAAGAGATTTGTCAAATTCTTCACTATCACTTGCAGCCACATCAGATAATTTAGTTCCATCAATAAATTCCATTGTAAGAACTTTTGATGTACAGTAATCCGGATAAGCAATTGGAATATGTATGGTCTCATCTTCAGAGAAGTTAGCATCAAGCTGTTTCATGTTAATTAGCTCATTGGTGAAATCAATTTCAATATGTATATCATAGTCAAATTCATCAATCATCCCAGGCAAATTGTATTTTCTAAATTCATCATTATGATTATGAATTTGAGCCACAATGTACTTCATGATAGCTATATCATATTCAAGGGTATCTGCAATACCTTCTTTTTGAACTTTAACAGCTACTCTCTCACCTGAAATTAATCTAGCTTCATGAACCTGAGCAATAGATGCTGTTGCAAGACTTTCCTTTGAAAATTCAGCAAATAAATCATCAATATTTCCATTGAGTTCCCTTTCAATTATTGTTTTAACTTCTTCATAAGTGATAGTGGGGTTGTCGTCCTGTAACTTTTCAAATTCAGTAGCAATTTTCTCACCGACCATGTCCGGCCTAGTGCTCAAAAGCTGACCCAATTTAATGAAACTAGTTCCCAATTCCTGAAACATCAATCTTAATTTTACTGGAACTTCAGGGTCTAAAAAAAGATTATATTCCTCTCCCCTTGAAGGAAAAATTTTTTCCTTAACAGTCTTATTTAGAACTTTACTGAAACCATATTTTCGCATTGCTGCAGTTATTTGACGTAAACGGACTTTCATTTCTTTTTCCATTTTAACAAACCTCTGTTTTAAAATAACAATTCATTGAAAATTGCTAAAGAAAGTTTAATATATTGAATTAATAATTTAAGAAATAATAGATTTTGTGAGATTGATATTTACTGATGATTATAATCCATCACCCTAATCATTGAATGTTTTATCTGCCAACAGATACACCAGACAAATTGAATTAAATCTATTATTCACTATATTAATAACTATGATTTTCATACATTTAAATTATTGCACAAAAAAAGAATTTTCATGAATATTATTAAAAAAATTGGTAAAATTGATTAAAAAATATAAAGTTTTTGAGTTAAAAACTCAAAAACATAACACAACTATTTTAAAACTAAATTAGCTGATTTGCTAATAGCTTTGTAGGTGCTGTCTCCTGCGAATTTGACAGTGACTTTGTGAGTTCCTTTAGTTGTAAGTTTTATATTTACAGTAGCTACTCCTTTGCTATTGGTTTTTGCAGTGTAGGTTTTTCCTTTAACTTTGAAAGTTATTTTTTTGTTTTTGATTGCTTTACCTTTAGCAGATTTGAATGTAGCTGTGAATTTTTTGGTTTTAGCTTTTGCTTTATATGTTTTTTTAGCAGTGGTAAGTTTAGCAGTCTGTTTTTCAACAGTGATTTTAGCTACTTTATATTGACTTACAACAGAATTATCACCTATAAATACAATTGTAGCAGAATATTTACCTGCATCTGGAATATTTACCTGGACTTTAACAGTACCATTAGCATCAGTGTTTAAATTGGATTCTTCATTGTTTAAAACAATTGTAACTGCTTTATTAGCTAATGCATGGTTAAATTGATCTTTTAAAGTTACAGTTAAATATTTGCCTATTTTACCGTCAACAGCAGTGTTTACAGTTGTGAATTTTAAACCATTAACATCAATAGTGACGTTTATTTGTTTGGATTGAATTTTATAATCAAAAACAAATGCGGTTCCATTTGATTTAACTATTAAATCATATTTAATGTTTCCGACTTCACCATCAATTTTGAAATCAAAAGTTTTGTTGGAATTATCACTGAAAGATGCATTTCCAAACTGAGAAGCCATATCAGCGAAGTTGAACTGACTCATCATGTCTTTAATGTTTAGATTATCAAAACTGGTCATATTGAACTTTTTCATCAATTCTTCCATATTTAATGCATTTGCATTGAAAGTTAAGTTAGCTAAAAATTTCCCGTCAGCAAAAATACTGAAATCATTACTGGTCATATTGTTGAAAGCAGCATCCATCATAGGGGATTTTACAAAGTAGTCGAAAACAAATTTATCTGGTTTTGAAACTATTCCCAAATTATATTGAACATCACTTACGTCACCTGCAATTTTAAAATCAAATGTTTTGTTTTCACCGGTGAAATTGAAATTATTAAATAAATCTGCGAAGTTTCCGAAGTTGGACATGTTAAGGTCACTTTGATTAAGCATTTTTATAATTTCTGAAACATCATATGTTCCATCTGCGTTAGTGAAATTGAATGCAGAAACCTGTTGGCCTCCAGAGTAAATGGTAATTTCAGTTACACCACTACTGGAATTGTCAGATAAAGGAGCATCATCAGCAACGCTTACAACATCTTCTTCCACATCATTTTCAGCTAAAATTTCAGACGTATCCTGATTTACATCAGTTTCAATAGCTACAACATCATTATCGCCAGCCACTTCAATAACATCAGACGCATTATCTGATGCGCTTACAGAACTAACTGCAAGTAATGAAATGAAAACTATTGAAAAAATTAATAATATTTTATTAAATTTCAAATTTATTCCTCCATAAAAAAAATTAAAGATGAAATTAAATTTTAATTTCATCATAAAGTTCGAATTTTATTTAAAAATTAATTTACCTGCTTTGCTAACTGCTTTGTAGATGTTGTCTCCTGCGAATTTAGCAGTGACTTTGAAAGTTCCTTTTTTGTTGAGTTTTACTTTAATAGTAGCAACACCTTTAGCATTAGTTTTTGCAGTGTAGGTTTTTCCGTTAACCTTGAAGGTTACTTTTTTACCTTTAATTGCTTTACCATTAGAAGTTTTTAATGTAGCTGTGTATTTTTTGGTTTTTGCTTTTGCTTTATATATTTTTTTAGCTACAGTGAGTTTGGTAGCTTGCTTATTGACAGTAACTTTAGCTATGTCGAATGCACCGTTATAACTATCATCCTGCAATAAAGCCACAGTACAGGTATAGGTTCCTGCTTTTGCAATGTTTACTGGTAATTTTGCAACTCCGTCTTTATCAGTTGTTACATTGTATTTTTGACCATCGATAGAGATTTGCACAGTTTTATTGTTTAAAACATTACCTAACTCATCTTTTATAGTAGCAGTGAAATCTTTGCTTATTTTAGCAGTAGCTGTGATATCTTTTGCATCAATTGCAACATTTACTTTATTAAGAGATACAACAAAATCAAAGCTTTTATTGGTTGAAGTACCATTTACAGTGCTTTTAAGCAATAAATTATGATTTCCATTTACTAAATTAGCAAATGAAACTTTTCCAGTACCATTTTCATTAAGAGCTACATCATTGCTTTGTTTACCGTCTACACTAGCAGTAACCATAATATTTGGTATTGGATTGCCGTATTTATCCACTACGGTTATAGTTACAACAGTATCATTTCCGAGGTTTTTAGGAAGAGCAATGTCTGCGAAGTAAACAACATCTTCAAGATAAGCAATTAAAAGATTGGATGTGACATTTGTAGTGTTGTAGTTTCTATTGGATAGGAAAGTTGTGGTTACAT
The uncultured Methanobrevibacter sp. genome window above contains:
- a CDS encoding Ig-like domain-containing protein, producing MVLISVFAVSAVSASDSNDVTDIMKVSADDSEIELIGVDENQNEVLSDNASDVDMNIIVEDVPYDEQVSINVTVVDNTGTINYNESGVEIYVDGNYIVEEAPINPTSGQSEIKLPLGDYEVGRHYVKATLINGTDKILTKDAVFYVTKATPIINVDDIVVDLYQNVTVPINVTDKNGNKLSGEAVVTITWASDSLSKRVKVVYGIGSAEFDFTGIIGIFSSMGMEEMMSAMMGGDSGGMNWGEMFGGNGTFNWTEMMNMNWTGMFNGSGGMNWEEMFGGNGSGNPMESMMTVSFDYIFNPGNYNVTTTFLSNRNYNTTNVTSNLLIAYLEDVVYFADIALPKNLGNDTVVTITVVDKYGNPIPNIMVTASVDGKQSNDVALNENGTGKVSFANLVNGNHNLLLKSTVNGTSTNKSFDFVVSLNKVNVAIDAKDITATAKISKDFTATIKDELGNVLNNKTVQISIDGQKYNVTTDKDGVAKLPVNIAKAGTYTCTVALLQDDSYNGAFDIAKVTVNKQATKLTVAKKIYKAKAKTKKYTATLKTSNGKAIKGKKVTFKVNGKTYTAKTNAKGVATIKVKLNKKGTFKVTAKFAGDNIYKAVSKAGKLIFK
- a CDS encoding Ig-like domain-containing protein, with product MKFNKILLIFSIVFISLLAVSSVSASDNASDVIEVAGDNDVVAIETDVNQDTSEILAENDVEEDVVSVADDAPLSDNSSSGVTEITIYSGGQQVSAFNFTNADGTYDVSEIIKMLNQSDLNMSNFGNFADLFNNFNFTGENKTFDFKIAGDVSDVQYNLGIVSKPDKFVFDYFVKSPMMDAAFNNMTSNDFSIFADGKFLANLTFNANALNMEELMKKFNMTSFDNLNIKDMMSQFNFADMASQFGNASFSDNSNKTFDFKIDGEVGNIKYDLIVKSNGTAFVFDYKIQSKQINVTIDVNGLKFTTVNTAVDGKIGKYLTVTLKDQFNHALANKAVTIVLNNEESNLNTDANGTVKVQVNIPDAGKYSATIVFIGDNSVVSQYKVAKITVEKQTAKLTTAKKTYKAKAKTKKFTATFKSAKGKAIKNKKITFKVKGKTYTAKTNSKGVATVNIKLTTKGTHKVTVKFAGDSTYKAISKSANLVLK
- a CDS encoding TIGR02710 family CRISPR-associated CARF protein, with product MKRKEIVLFMIVGTGVNSDTKEKGYRLLANKLYSTINKIHPNYVVFFASEQSRETIKYIEEIFERDNDEFKINEDYEIAAIEAIDDFNMCFETFERKIWKFDFGKNNSKYHIIMDYTSGTKTMSAAMACCGMFYSKDLISVSGDRSTGEVSAGTEILNYQNLYKIYDKFSLMRTRYNFNANRFMACIDILNYIVDLNIHKKSFLNLCKAYYSWDNMEFEEAYEYLRNVDSTQIEFVEITDDIKFNLKALGAIVNSRSENLKNCYILASIINNAVRKAEEYKYDDAIARLYRSFELIAQIELTKYDLESSNIDISILKQNNVSEEFIHDLENNLEDGKIRIGLVKDFLLLNELGNDLGKYYVENESKIKDLTRKRNYSILAHGLESQSKEDFDKFLEVVLDLSYKLDKDMKKFLKQTKFAKFDLRLEINIS
- a CDS encoding NAD(P)/FAD-dependent oxidoreductase, whose product is MDYDVIYIGSGNAAWQGGRFLRKAGLKILIVEESLYGGTCANRGCNSKALLDAPYEIKALADNFEGVGKAGNFEVDWPSLMKWKRKRIANMAPFLDGKFDEYDLDVAHGKGIIIDEHTVQVGKKQFTTDKIVIATGLKPVIPDIEGKQYLHDSTDFLDIDELPEHAIIIGAGFVGMEFASILAEAGLSADVIIRGNMALKYFHQPYVQNVIEILKKKNIRFHFNQTVKEVISNVEIENPEDKVLNVTSAQNSDELLRDPEAKIDNRSYENGFKVNCESGLTLTGDYVIAAMGRTANVEDIGLENVGLTYTSRGIKVNGHLQTAVPNIYAAGDVADTGIAKLVTVAIHHSKYLAKELLGEADEITYPVVPAVAYTIPRIATVGVPAYIAEKSDEYDVHTIRYGNSYSLELKNDTTAEAKVIVDKGLQIVGAEIYAADAENVANMFTFIINKKITLDELDYMIYAFPSSSSVCLYKLHNIHYSF
- a CDS encoding AarF/ABC1/UbiB kinase family protein, whose protein sequence is MEKEMKVRLRQITAAMRKYGFSKVLNKTVKEKIFPSRGEEYNLFLDPEVPVKLRLMFQELGTSFIKLGQLLSTRPDMVGEKIATEFEKLQDDNPTITYEEVKTIIERELNGNIDDLFAEFSKESLATASIAQVHEARLISGERVAVKVQKEGIADTLEYDIAIMKYIVAQIHNHNDEFRKYNLPGMIDEFDYDIHIEIDFTNELINMKQLDANFSEDETIHIPIAYPDYCTSKVLTMEFIDGTKLSDVAASDSEEFDKSLLAKRVIDSFMKQVLLDGFFHADPHAGNIMILDDNVVCYIDLGSIGILDDGFRKDLCDMLMLIADQDVNGLVNQFIYMGILNYSMDTTNLKRDLRDLFFRFFASDAGGLNEVLVKLLDLMQDYEVILPNEFVSMARGISMIEADATMLDPNVDVMASVEPIAKEVIGERTNIKNYLESKKGSLLYYKNMLKSLPPILTNTIHKLNNDELKFRFEIDRLDRIVSKFSLVVIIAALLMSSSIVMTIDRGPMLFDMPLIAVIGYLITLILAIIGIINYLYSR
- a CDS encoding MarR family transcriptional regulator, whose amino-acid sequence is MDDKEKVIEAFRNSEDPLNAKKVSELSGVEKKEVDKIMKELKKDETIVSPKRCYWTLADK